A window from Neobacillus sp. PS3-40 encodes these proteins:
- a CDS encoding AAA domain-containing protein, translating to MKPSTLHKEKAIRLFTYLKELSLLRSPLARDLHQYENYLFMNEIMDEPECLSPLITDVKDIWVEIKKPIRPIFPDPHQTIRSWLSPSFQYSNSNYEPKLLENIPNPHFKESEPDGEIPKYLHILDYPEVQSKFDDYIKEKWTLWKDEFLRVEKVQEIYTKLFSIYQKQKKLGDQYELLMGIGLLNWKTPDGQVVHRHILTVSCHFQFDSSSGIIRIVPSTESISPELEQDMLELEYRLDNKALLPIKEKMDELTSEIWNKSLLNSIFKSFVYSLSANGTYNEEVYQNKRESTQEPDLSYSPSLILRKKSEKGFQHACSKIIENMGDSTSNVPQGILRIFEEMEDYQEQQTKSSFDQQFNLNKMDNNIYFPLHANEEQRKIISNLETRNGVLVQGPPGTGKSHTIANLISHLLSSGKRVLITSETPRALKVLKEKIPIELQALCVSLLGEDSKSFKDLESVVQVISNKRDTWDQELSKKEIDNLTLNLLKMKEKQALLQQQLRSIREKETYEFQFINGEYKGTAQKIAGQLNKAETKYSWMTDFINMDADLPLNSIEFAEVLELLNQLNEHVQEQIQLSIPSPDLIMTDLDFNVKINREQALLQDMEQFKPLNEQATEQFSHISQEKRSKLVLLLNELKRNLIGIEQKNEAWLKNALGDLFLGKFRPWEEFYGQVRISNDSIKENASTHNLSEITGQGQTSLTQLHSDVILLRSHFENGKGLGMPLIRPKVVKDAWYIVKDIRIDGRKCDTLEAIILLDGTVKTDHTLKMIELMISDQLKIQVGALTSRLLRLANIEDIMEPFSLLFAAKQLIEKIQKEFTDVPIIIQKTLNKENISLFSTYLDFISLKEELKTIQDELLQMGKNIQKSIETQVMHPIVDELMYSIRTRNIDKYRVSINIIIELDEYSQKSKRCEELSQKLKKVLPKLYSKLLNQFDYQYWKIRFIDLEKAFNWAKVNAWFIQFSQTSESEVTKDLDELEDSIKKTISILGAQKAWFSTLSTMTEGQRQHLLAWNTSMRKAGKRTGKNAYIHLQDAQKHMSECRDSIPTWIMPLYRVFETFDVRPNLFDVVIMDEASQSGPDAVILQYIAKKLIVVGDDKQISPEYVGIKGEDILFLRKQYLFDFKLSDLLSLENSFFDLANVLFGGRITLREHFRCMPEIIEFSNRISYSNTPLIPLRQYPPNRLEPINTRHVPTGYREGSGSKVYNRHEAEALVKEIKACISNPQYEGKSMGIISLQNEGQAQLIEKLLIEEIGPEEMEKRQIICGDAYAFQGDERDVIFLSMVAAPGETGMRALATEKDKRRFNVAVSRAKDQLWLFHTPTLNDFRNKECLRYQLISYCENPPKEILESNRALCESDFEREVFDQISARGYRIIPQHEVAGYRIDMVIQGSKGRIAVECDGDQWHGPDRFDYDMNRQRILERCGWNFWRVRGSDFYYNSEKSLSSLWETLKYYEIDPIGYESYTTEINENNMDEKIVLINHHDVPIQGNAKDQKQEEDMHEGISVKVRLPEKTQNTQNTRLLEEDKHQSKAEHSVALLESTAVKQTPIKGYSEQITLDLKQPSITLKDGLKPFLENKGFEVLDKRSKGGALWLIGGQELNSFITVLKKEQIHFTFAYNGSKSTSQRPAWYTIFQD from the coding sequence TTGAAGCCCTCTACACTACATAAAGAAAAGGCAATTCGACTTTTCACATATTTAAAGGAGCTTTCTTTATTAAGATCTCCATTGGCTAGAGACTTACATCAATATGAAAATTATTTATTCATGAATGAAATCATGGATGAGCCTGAATGTCTTTCACCTCTAATTACAGATGTAAAAGATATTTGGGTTGAGATAAAAAAACCTATTAGACCAATTTTCCCTGATCCACATCAGACAATTAGGAGTTGGCTTTCTCCTTCTTTCCAATATAGCAATAGTAATTATGAGCCGAAATTGTTAGAAAATATACCGAATCCCCATTTTAAAGAATCAGAACCAGATGGAGAAATTCCAAAATATTTACATATTTTGGACTATCCAGAAGTCCAATCAAAATTTGATGATTATATAAAAGAAAAATGGACCTTATGGAAAGATGAATTTTTAAGAGTTGAAAAAGTTCAAGAAATCTATACCAAATTATTTTCTATTTATCAAAAGCAAAAAAAACTCGGGGACCAATACGAGTTATTAATGGGTATTGGTTTATTGAATTGGAAAACACCAGATGGTCAGGTTGTGCACAGACATATTTTAACGGTTAGTTGTCACTTTCAATTCGACTCGAGTAGTGGAATTATTAGGATTGTACCTTCCACAGAGAGTATAAGTCCCGAACTTGAACAAGATATGCTTGAATTAGAGTATCGTCTAGACAATAAAGCTTTATTGCCTATTAAGGAAAAAATGGATGAATTAACATCCGAGATTTGGAATAAGTCATTACTTAATTCTATTTTCAAATCGTTTGTTTACTCCCTATCAGCAAATGGAACTTATAACGAAGAGGTTTACCAGAATAAGAGAGAAAGCACACAGGAACCTGATTTGTCCTATAGTCCTTCATTAATTTTAAGAAAGAAATCAGAAAAAGGATTTCAACATGCATGTTCGAAAATTATTGAAAATATGGGAGATAGTACATCTAATGTACCTCAGGGTATATTAAGGATTTTTGAAGAAATGGAAGATTATCAGGAACAGCAGACTAAATCTTCTTTTGATCAACAATTTAATTTAAATAAAATGGATAATAATATTTATTTTCCGCTCCATGCAAATGAAGAACAAAGAAAAATTATTTCGAATTTAGAAACCAGAAATGGAGTTCTAGTACAGGGACCCCCCGGAACAGGAAAAAGTCATACGATTGCTAACCTTATTTCCCACTTACTTTCTTCAGGAAAAAGGGTATTAATTACAAGTGAGACTCCAAGAGCACTTAAAGTATTAAAAGAAAAGATTCCAATAGAACTTCAAGCGCTTTGCGTTAGTTTATTAGGTGAAGACTCTAAATCTTTCAAGGATTTGGAAAGTGTTGTTCAAGTCATTTCAAATAAGAGAGACACATGGGATCAAGAGTTGTCAAAAAAAGAGATTGATAACTTAACTTTAAATTTACTCAAAATGAAAGAAAAACAAGCATTATTACAACAACAATTACGTTCTATACGGGAAAAAGAAACATATGAATTTCAGTTTATAAATGGTGAATATAAAGGTACTGCCCAAAAAATTGCAGGGCAATTGAATAAAGCAGAGACAAAATATAGCTGGATGACAGACTTTATTAATATGGATGCAGACCTCCCTCTAAATAGTATTGAATTTGCTGAAGTATTAGAGTTACTTAATCAACTAAATGAACATGTTCAGGAGCAAATACAATTATCCATTCCCTCTCCAGACTTAATTATGACTGATTTAGACTTTAACGTGAAAATAAACCGTGAACAGGCCTTATTACAAGATATGGAACAATTTAAGCCTCTTAATGAGCAAGCTACTGAACAATTTTCTCATATAAGCCAGGAAAAACGTTCCAAATTAGTTTTACTATTAAATGAACTTAAAAGAAATTTAATAGGAATTGAGCAAAAGAACGAGGCTTGGTTAAAAAATGCACTAGGCGATCTTTTCCTTGGTAAATTTAGACCATGGGAAGAATTTTATGGCCAGGTTAGAATTTCAAATGACTCAATCAAGGAAAACGCTAGTACTCATAATCTCTCGGAAATAACTGGGCAGGGTCAAACCAGCTTAACTCAGCTTCACTCTGATGTAATACTTTTAAGATCTCATTTTGAAAATGGAAAAGGTTTAGGAATGCCGTTGATTCGACCAAAAGTAGTGAAGGACGCATGGTATATTGTAAAGGATATTCGGATTGATGGGCGAAAATGCGATACCCTTGAAGCTATTATTCTGCTTGATGGGACGGTAAAAACCGATCATACGCTTAAAATGATTGAACTAATGATTTCGGACCAATTAAAAATTCAAGTTGGAGCATTAACTTCTCGATTACTAAGATTAGCCAATATTGAAGATATAATGGAACCTTTTTCTCTCTTATTTGCAGCAAAACAGTTAATAGAAAAAATTCAAAAAGAATTTACTGATGTTCCGATTATCATTCAAAAAACACTAAATAAGGAAAATATTTCTCTATTTTCTACCTATTTAGATTTCATTTCTCTAAAAGAAGAGCTTAAAACAATTCAAGACGAATTACTTCAAATGGGCAAGAATATTCAAAAGTCTATTGAAACACAAGTTATGCACCCCATTGTGGACGAACTTATGTATTCCATTCGCACTAGAAATATCGATAAATATAGGGTGTCAATAAACATAATAATTGAACTCGATGAGTATTCCCAAAAAAGTAAACGGTGTGAAGAACTTTCTCAAAAGTTAAAAAAAGTGCTTCCAAAATTATATTCGAAGTTATTAAACCAGTTTGATTACCAGTATTGGAAAATAAGATTTATAGATTTGGAAAAAGCCTTTAATTGGGCAAAAGTAAATGCCTGGTTTATCCAATTTTCTCAAACTAGTGAGTCCGAGGTTACTAAAGACTTAGATGAATTAGAAGATTCTATTAAAAAGACAATTTCAATATTAGGCGCACAAAAAGCATGGTTCTCTACCTTGAGCACAATGACAGAAGGACAACGTCAACATTTATTAGCTTGGAATACTTCAATGCGGAAAGCTGGTAAAAGAACAGGGAAAAATGCATACATCCATTTGCAAGATGCCCAAAAACACATGAGTGAGTGTCGAGATTCTATCCCAACTTGGATTATGCCTTTATATCGGGTATTTGAAACATTTGATGTTAGACCAAATCTATTCGATGTGGTTATTATGGATGAAGCAAGTCAATCTGGTCCAGATGCAGTAATCTTACAGTATATCGCGAAAAAGCTTATTGTTGTGGGAGATGATAAGCAAATAAGTCCTGAGTATGTTGGGATCAAGGGTGAGGACATTCTATTTCTTCGCAAACAATATTTGTTCGACTTTAAACTGTCAGACTTACTAAGTTTAGAAAACTCCTTCTTTGATTTAGCCAATGTCTTATTCGGGGGCAGAATAACTCTAAGAGAACATTTTAGGTGTATGCCGGAAATTATTGAATTTTCCAACCGAATCAGCTATTCTAATACACCCTTAATACCGCTAAGGCAATATCCACCTAATAGATTGGAACCAATTAATACTAGGCATGTTCCGACGGGATACAGAGAAGGCTCTGGCTCAAAAGTTTATAATCGACATGAAGCGGAAGCTTTAGTGAAAGAAATAAAGGCATGTATATCAAACCCACAATATGAAGGAAAATCGATGGGTATTATCAGTTTACAAAACGAGGGCCAGGCACAGCTTATCGAAAAACTTTTAATCGAAGAAATTGGCCCAGAGGAAATGGAAAAACGGCAAATCATTTGTGGAGATGCATACGCCTTTCAGGGGGATGAACGTGATGTAATCTTCCTAAGTATGGTTGCGGCACCTGGTGAAACCGGGATGCGAGCTTTAGCTACTGAAAAAGATAAGCGGAGATTTAACGTTGCTGTTAGCCGTGCCAAAGACCAACTATGGCTTTTCCACACACCAACTTTAAATGATTTTCGAAATAAGGAGTGTTTGCGTTACCAGCTTATTTCCTATTGTGAAAATCCACCTAAGGAAATACTAGAATCAAATCGCGCATTATGTGAAAGTGACTTCGAAAGAGAGGTTTTTGATCAAATCTCAGCAAGAGGATATCGAATTATCCCTCAACATGAAGTTGCGGGCTATCGAATTGACATGGTTATCCAAGGTTCAAAAGGCAGAATTGCAGTAGAATGTGATGGAGATCAGTGGCATGGTCCGGATCGGTTTGATTATGACATGAATAGGCAACGAATCCTTGAACGCTGCGGATGGAATTTCTGGCGAGTAAGAGGTAGTGATTTTTACTATAATTCAGAAAAATCCCTCTCCTCTCTTTGGGAAACATTAAAATATTATGAAATAGACCCAATTGGATATGAATCCTATACCACAGAGATTAACGAGAATAATATGGATGAAAAAATCGTATTGATTAATCATCACGATGTCCCGATACAAGGTAATGCTAAAGATCAAAAACAAGAAGAGGATATGCATGAAGGAATTTCGGTTAAAGTTAGACTACCCGAAAAAACACAAAACACACAAAACACTCGTTTACTTGAAGAAGATAAACACCAAAGCAAAGCTGAACATTCAGTTGCTTTATTAGAATCAACCGCTGTTAAACAAACACCAATAAAAGGATATTCTGAGCAAATAACACTTGATCTTAAACAACCAAGTATCACCTTAAAAGATGGATTAAAACCTTTCCTCGAAAACAAGGGATTTGAAGTATTGGATAAACGAAGTAAAGGCGGAGCACTATGGCTAATAGGCGGCCAGGAATTAAATTCATTTATCACTGTATTAAAGAAAGAACAAATACATTTTACATTTGCTTACAATGGCAGTAAATCTACTAGCCAGAGACCGGCCTGGTATACAATATTTCAAGATTAA